The Fictibacillus phosphorivorans genomic sequence CACATGCTGATTTTGGAGGAGATAATTGGTTTTTACATGTTTCATATCTTTTGCATCCACCTTTCCGTCGAAGTTAATATCTGCATCGCGCTTCGCTGTTCCCCACGCGTTTTGAATCTCAATCGCATCATAAATGTCGATCACGTTATCTTGGTTCACGTCTCCCGCTTTCACATCGAGCGCGGTAATAAAACGGCTTTGACCATATAACTCTCCTTTGTGTTCAAATCCGATATAGACTTTACCTTTGGTCAAAAAGTGTCCTGGTACTTTCATCTCGACCGTGAATGCTTCTTTTTGTAAAGGTAGCTTATCGTATTTATACTGGCCATTGTCCGCTATGCGTGTAGATGGATTATGTGCGTTCCCGTCTGCATCAATAATTTGAACAGAACCACCTACTTTTGTCCAATCACGTTTTTCTGTTACGGTTCCTTCATCGTTCTTGAATCCTTGTGGTGTGATGTAACCATTGGCTGTAGAGAATTGTGGCTTCACTAACCAAGCGAAAGGAGCTTGAAGGACTGTAGTTGTCGTTGCATTGTTATCCGTTACTTTTACAACCGGTAGCACGCCTGCTCGAGTCGCGTAATACGCATCACTTACTTTTAGCGTTACGTCAACAAGGTCAGCATGATCTAAAACCCCGCTTCCTTCATTGAATTGAACCGTGATCATACCATCTTTTACATCAATAGTGCCTTTGTCTTTAAAGGAATCACTTAATTTGGCATCTACTAATGAGACTGCTCCATAACTGCTATTGTTTAAATTCCATTCTGCTTTTGTAAGATTCGTTAAGTTGTCTAACGAGAGGGTTGCTTTTACCGTATCTCCCGTTTTCAAAACAGCTTTCGTACTCTTCGTGTAGGAAACGGCTGTACCTTCTTTAACAAAATAGTAATTTTTCTGCATCGCTTGATTGCCAGCCATATCGAACCCGTCCATACGGAAATTGAGTGCCTGAACTTTTTCATTCATCGCAATCTCTTCAACGAACTGTCCTTCTTTGTCCATTGATATTGCAGTTGACGGAAAAGCGGAGTTCCAATAGTAGACCATCTTGTTTGAAGATTGATCTACATTTAGGCCAACTTCTTTCATCTTGTCTACAAGTGGATCGTTAATTTTAATATCGAATGGATAGGTTGCTTGACCTGGTTTGTATTCTAAAAACGGTGATTCTCCGTCCAGCGAGCTTTCAAATGTTGGTGCTTCAATATCAATGAAAACATGGCGATTTTCAATAATTTGTTTCCCAGTAGCTGTGGTAGAAATGAATTTAAGTTTATAGTGACCTGCTGGTGCGTAAGAGACCACAGAATCAATCGGCTCTGTTTCATCACCAGTAAATTTGTAGTACATGCCGTTAAATGCGTTTAACACGTAATACGATTGGTTCTCATTACGTCCACTTAAATTCAGTGTTCCGATATATCCTAGATCTTTGCCTGTCTTTCCGTCTTGGAGAACCACTTCCATCTTTTCCATCGGCGCTTTAAAGTTAAATTCCATTCCTGTATAGATAGCGCGATACCCAAAGAATCCTCCTTGGTTCAAATAGTTTGGAGCAATAGCAGGTGATGCAAGCTCTAACTTGTTATAACCCTCTTCTGTAATTCGAACACTGAACGGAATGCGGTATTGCTCAGCTAACTTATCGTTGTTTGTCAGTGTGATATACCCTTCGTAAATTCCTTCTTTTGCGTTTTTCGGAATGTCGATACCCGCTGACACCTTTTTAAAATCTTCACCAGCGATCTTAATTTCTTCTGGAATGTTGATTTGTATGCCATTTTCCTTCAGACTTGGTGAACCTTTTGTTTCTTTCACTTCAACTTTGAACGTTTTCTTTACGTTGTCATGGTTTTCAATTGTAATGGACTTTTTCAGTGAGAAATTTTTACCGGCATAATGACTACCATATGCAATGCCGCCTGTACGCTCTTTAATCTTTACGAGATTCGTAGAACTAGGAATTAATGTTTCATCGTTTACTTGAAAACTTGTCCCACTGTATACCGCTTGATAAGGATCTACACGTCCAGCCCCTACTTCAAACACCGAATAATCTCCGTTAAGTGGATCAGCTGTGTTCATTAAAATCGTTTTTACATCCTCAGGCTCTAAGTTAGGATCAGCATCGAGCATCAGAGCTGCGATACCAGCTGTATGCGGAGCGGCCATCGATGTACCTGAATATCGAGAGTACGCGTAATCATAGTTTTCTTGATGGGCTGGATTCACCATATAGGATGGGACCGTAGAAAGAACGGCAACCCCAGGAGCTGTAACTTCTGGTTTCATATCGTACGTTTGTCTTGCAGGGCCTCTTGAGCTGAAAGCCGCTAAGCGATCACCTTCTGTTTGAACCTCAGCATACTTTCCGAACGTAAAACTGGATTTACCTGCAGAGATCTGAGTCTTAATCTTTTCACCTGCTGCTTTTGTTAAGGAGAATGATGGAATAAATGTTGTAGACTCCCCTAGGTTCGCTTCGATAACTCCATCTACGTTGTTATATAGAAGTACTGCAACCGCACCGTTTTGTTTAGCGAGTGTCACTTTTTCGTTCAGTGTAGTCTCTCCACGAGAGATAAGAGCGATCTTCCCTTTTACATCTTTACCTGTGTAATCGGCCGCCTTTCCTAACCCCAAATCCACAAGATCATAGGATTTACCTTGTAGTTCGTTCAATCGATCAGCGTAATGCCGTGCGAGTCCTATTAGTTGAATTCCACTCTCACTGCCCACTGACCCTGTAAAAGAAGCGACTGTCATCGGTACGTCGCTCGCTCCAATCGTAAGTGCTAATGCAGCAGCACCAGGTGAACCAAGTGTGTATGCGTTCGGACCTGAATTTCCAGCTGAGACAACAGCGGTCACGTCATTAAGAACCGCATAGTTAATGGCTGTACTCGTCGGATAATATGGATCGTTGATACCGGCACCTAACGAAAGGTTGATTACGTCCATTCCGTCTTTTACAGCTTTCTCGATCCCCGAAATGATGCCTTCAGAAGAGCCCGTCCCGTAAGGACCTAACACACGATACGCATAGATATCAGCATCTGGCGCCACACCTTGAACAGATACATTCGGGTTTTTGCCTTGACCAGCAATCGTGCCAGCAACATGTGTACCATGCGACGTGTAATAGGCGTTGCCGTTAAACTCTGGCTTTTTAGAGTCTTGCCAGTTTTTATACGTCGTTTCCATCGGATCGTTATCGTTATCTACAAAATCATATCCACCTTTATACGCTTCTTTTAAGTCTGGATGATTATAGTCGATCCCTGTGTCTAGAATCCCAACTTTAACACCTTCACCAGTGATTCCTTCATTATGTAGCTGATCGATCTTCAAGTAAGGAATGCTCTCTACAGATGTTCCAGCACTGTTGCTGTTTAAGGCTTTCTCTTCTCCCATCGCGATCGGGTCGACTTTAAACGTTACATCTTTATAGACGGCCTTAACCGCTTCTGATTGTAAAAGTGCTTCTACCTGATTGGCAGGCAGTTTCATCGCTACACCGTTATATACGGTTTTGTATGTGGAAGTAATTCTGTGTGTTGATTTTTTGGTCATAGGACCGACCGAAGGAATGAGCTTCTCCACATCTTTCTTAAATTGAGCATGTTCTTGATCTACTTTGATGTCTGCTTGCTGTCGTGTGATCTTTTTGCCTTTCAACTGTGCATCTAATACTGCAGCTTGTCCGGGCTTTGACTGAAATTGAACGATTACGGAGATTTCTTTTTCACTCTGAAGATCTTCTTTCTTAAAGCCTTGAAGACCGAAGACATCTGTAAGTTCAAGCTGTTTTAAAGCTTCTCTTTGTTTAGCGGTAAGCGAAGTCAGTATATCCTCAGCTTTAAAAGGTGCAGCACTTGTTTTTGGCGTAAACATGGATGTGTTTGGAGATAGCAATAATCCCACAGCTAGGGTAAGGGCCGTAGATTTTTTTATAAAAGATATCGTTTTCATCATTTCCCTGCTTTCTTTGTGGTTTCTCAAATTATTTTTAATCACCTATTGAAGCGGTTTAATTAATGAATATCTTGGATGTTAAATTTTTCTAGAAAAACAAACTGCGATCAGCACCTCTTTTCTATTTTTTGAATTTTTAGTAGATTCATATGTAATTGTAAATGCAGGATTGCCTTGCCGCTATCGGGGTTTCACACATGACTCGCTACCTATATCAACACAAAACTTAATAGGATTTTTTTTAAAAATGAGGTGTGAAATAGGGAAATAGCCTTAAAAAACGTTCAACTGAATTGGGGTTTTCTTTAGTAGAATAGAAAAAGGAGAGAATTTCTTAATAGAGATAGGGGGGCATCTCATGCTTGAAGGAAAAATCATAAAATTCTATCGTGAGCTCAGAAATATGACACAAAAAGAGCTCGGAGACGGTATATGTTCAGGTACACATGTGAGTAAGATCGAACGAGGATTGACTGAGGTTTCCAATGAAACGATCCAGTTTTTAGCGGACCGACTAAAGATCGATATACAAAATGAGATGAATTTGTACAGAAGTGTGGAACTTCTCTTAAAAAAATGGGAAGAAGCAATCATCATGAAACTGGAAGTCAAAACAGAGAACATTAAAAAGCAACTCGAACAGATTGCTTTGTTGCAGATTCCAGATTTTTATCGCACCCACACCCTTTTGTTAACACGCTATTATATCCTCACTGAACAGAGAAACAAGGCAGAAAAACTTCTTCAAGAGATGGCAAGATGGACCGAACTCTCACTTCGTGAAAAGAGTATGCTTCTGCATATTAAAGGAATCTATGGACTTCAGATGAAGCATGATTATTACGAGGCTATCGATCTCTTAAAACAGGTAGACCCTACCTATTACAACAACCCAGAATACTATTATCATATGGCTGTCGCGTATCACTCTACCAATTCCCGTGTCCTGTCATACTATTACGCTAGCAAAGCGCTTCGTTTTTTCGAAAAATCGCACTGCTATGCCCGAGTGATCGAAACAGAAATGCTCATGTTGATTCAAATTGAACAAGAGCCAACCAGCGGACCTCAGAACGAAAAATATATAGAACTGATCGAGATGTGTGAGAACTTTGGCTTGAAAAAACAAAAAGCGCTTCTTCTTCACAACTTTGGCTATCACTCCCTTCTTCATGGCCATTTTGAAAATGCATGTCAGTACTACAAAGAATCGATGCAGCTAAAAGATCCTAACACTTCCAACTACTTAGGCTCACTTGAAGGATATGTGAACGCCGCAACTCTTTTAGGAAAAGAACTGAACACAAATCTTCTTCAATTAGCGGAAAATGGATTAAAAACAGCGCAAGCAAACGGAAGCACAACCTTCGCTCACTTTTTTCAGATGCATATCTATCGATTAAAAAAGCAAGACGACGAATATTATCACTACCTCGAAACAGAATTGTATCCACATCTTAAAAAGCTAGGTTATGTCTTACCTGCTGAACACTATGAGATTATTCTGTTTGATTTTTATAATGAAAATGGCGATGCTGGACGGGCAAATGAATATGCCAAATACATAGCGGACAAGAACCGGCGTACGAATCAGTTTGTTTAAAAAGTACATAAAGAAAGGAAGCCGTAGCGGGCTTCCTTTTTCTTCTATTATGAAGGACGTTTCATCTGTACGACCTTATTTTCTTCTTCCATGGCGAGCTGTTCTTTCGCGAGCTTCTTTTTATAGACCACGCGCGACAGCATGATGCTGATCTCATAGAGAACAAGTAGTGGGATGACGACTAGGAAATCTGATACTAAATCTGGCGGTGTGATCAAGACGGCAACGACAACAAGTCCGAAATACGAGACTTTTCTTGCTTTCGTTAAGACGTTTGGATTTAAGATGCCAAGCGATGTTAAGAACATCACCACTAACGGAATCTCAAACAAAAAGCCGAACGGAAGTGTCAGGTTCATCATGAACTTAAAGTATTTTTCTGAGGTGAAGAACGTTTGGAAATGCCCTTCCGATAAGCTCAATAGGAAATTTAGAACCATTGGGTACACGATAAAATAACCGAATGATAAACCTAGTACAAATAAGAAAAATAGTGCTGGAATATAGGATAGCGTCACCTTCTGCTCTCTCTTACTCAATGCCGGTTTGATGAACATCCACGTTTGATGAGCCGCAACCGGAATGGTGAACGCGATCGCAATGACACCGGATATCATAAAATACACCCATAAAATCTCGCTTGGCCCAAGAACAGCAAGCTGCTGATCAAGATCTCGAATCAGCCAGTCATAAATCGGCTGAACGTAGAAGAAAGAAACGGAAAGTACCGTAATGAATACGGCAAGCGTAATAATGATTCGTTTTCTTAGCTCACCAAGGTGTTCAACGAAGTACATCTCTTCAGCTTTCATCATAAAATAGCCTCCTTTCTATCCTTAGTGGTTCATTTTAAAGTTTGTAGTGCCGTGTTAGGACATTGGATTCATGGGTAGGGACCGCCAATCCAGAAGTTTTGACTCCCAATCCACGAGTTTTGACCCTCAATCCACGAGTTTTGACCCTCAATCCACGAGTTTTGACCCTCAATCCACAAGTTCCGGCTCTCAATCCACGAGTTTTAAATCTAGCCCATCATGAAGAAAAAGATGCGGACTGTAACCGTGCCCGCATCTTCCGTTTTTCGTTATTTAGACTGCGGCTTTTCTTCTTTTTCATCCGAAGACATGAGGTCTTTCGCTGAGTTCTTGAACTCGCGAAGTGTGCTTCCGAATGCTCGTCCGATCTCCGGCAGTTTAGATGGCCCGAAAATGATAAGCGCAATGATTAAGATTAAGATCAATCCTGGTACTCCGATGTTTGTGAAACCCATGTAGATCGCCTCCTCAAATTTTGGTGATCATTTGTTACCTTCTGTCTTAAAAAAGTTAGAACTTGAATCCAGTGATCGCTACTACAGATGGACGCGGTGTGTTGCCTCCGCGAACTTGTGGCCACGTACTTGTTGGATTTGCTTTGTCTTCCGTTTCTTCACCAGGATGCTGAACACTTAGGAACAACGTTTTTTCATTCGGTGTAAAAGATGGACCTGTTAGCTCCGCTTCTTTAGGAGCCGATGCAAACTGGAACGCCTCTCCTTTATCACGTCCGATCGTAGGAATCATGAACATGCCGTTGTTACCAAAGCTTGTCCACGCACCAGAATTCAGCTTGCTTGATGAAATATCCGTTACTGTCCATAGGTTTGCATTTGAATCGAACGTTAGGTTATCAGGTGCACTAAATCCGCTTTGACGACCACCTGCTGCAAAGATTTCAAATTCAAAGCTCTCAGCACCGTGATCTTCGTCTTTTTCAAAAAAGCGTGTGATGTGGCCATGAATGTTGCCGTGTTTGTCGTTGTTCGTGTGTGCGATAAATACAGTACCGTCTAGCGGTGAAATCTCCACATCTTCCGGGCGATCTGTCGGTGTCGCACCTAGAAGGATTGCCGCATCATGTGCGTTAACCACAACATCACCTTGTGTTTTGAACTTTTCTAACAAGTCAGCTTTGCCTGCTGCTTTTTCACGAACAGCTTCGATCGTTAACGGAAGCCATTTGCCGTTTGCAAGATCTGCTGCATAAAGCGTCCCTTCTTCTAAAAGCTTGCTGTTGTCTTTCCCTTTAGCTGCAGCGTACTTGCCTTTACTCACAAACTTGTACACACAAGCATCCTTTTTGTCATCACCCATATAGACAACGACACGCCCGTCGTTCGAGATGCCAACGCTAGCATTTTCATGGTTAAAGCGTCCAAGAGCCGTGTGCTTTCTCACTTTAAAGTTCGGATCAAAAGGATCAACTTCAATCACCCAGCCATAATGCGTTTGATCGAGATTTGCCGCTTTTGACGTATCCTCATAGTTTTCTTCACAAGATAAAACCGTATTCCATGGCGTACGTCCACCTGAACAGTTTGCAAATGTTCCTTGTGCAGAAGTTGCACCATTTACAGCTGCCGTACCTTTCGCTGGTCCTGTTAGTGCAAACGGCGTTAGTCCTGTTACACGTCTTGCGTATGCTGAATTCGTATCCAACATCCACTTGCCGTTCTTCACTTTCACTTCGATAATAGAACCGCCTTGATTGTAGAGCATCTTTTCAATTTGTGCCGGTGTGTATTTACCGTTCACTTTTTCTCCTTCAACATATAAAGGATTTGTATATTCATGGTTTACCCAAAGCAAGCCATGTTCACTAGATTTGTCGATCGGAAAGTACATCGTAAAATCATTGTTGAATCCAAACGTGTCACCTTTTTTATTAATCACATCACCATAAGAGGCAATCACTTCATATTGATATCCTTTTGGAAGAACAAGATCGTCTTTGTCCGTTGGTGCAATCGGGTGGAACTTAAATCCTTTTTTGCGAGGCTTCATACGCATCAAGCTGTCTGATTGTGCGTTAGCTGTTTCTGATAATGCACCTAACCCAGTGGTAGCTGCAGCAAGTGCTGTTGCGCCTGTACCTAAATACGTTAAAAAGGTTCTTCTATCCAATGGCTTTTTTTCCATGTCATTTCCCCCTAGACCCAAATAATTAATGTTGCAACTATAAGAATACGGTCGAAATATTAAGCCACTATATAGAAGATTTAAACAAATGTTTAAGAATTTTTAGTTTTTTTATAAATTTTCAACGTTCGCCGACATAAAACGAATAACTCTGACGGTAGGTTTTAATACAAAAAGGGTTTGATAGTTACCCCATCAAACCTTTTATGAGATGAAGATTTCTGCTATAGAAAATATAAGTTGGGAAAATAGGGTAATATCCTTTATACTAAAGAAGACAGATGTCCATGTTTTTTCCCAATATACATTCCAACTTAAATAGGTATAATTAACTAGAGAGCTTTATTAGGAGTGAAGCGATGCAGATAGAAGTGGGGAGTTTCGTCATGTATAACGGCAAAGAATATCAAGTCGTTTGGATTTATGAAAACGGAAACGTGGAGATTGTAACAGACGGACAACATAGAAAGATCGAGCTCGTACAAGAGGGAGATCTCACACACAAACGATAAAAAAACTTCCGGAAGCAAATAGCCCGGAAGTTTTGTTTTTGTTTTATTATTTTACAGCTTGTTATTAGGCTTGATTGTAACTTGATGTTTTTTGTTTAACACCCTCGACAAGTTGATTGTAGCGGAAGGTGCTAGACTCCTGCGGGACAGGCCGGCAGGTGAGACACTTATACGTGAAACGTACGAATGTGGCTCACCGCCTGCCCCGCGGAAAGCGAAGCACCTGGAGCGCAGATCAACTCTTTCAAACATCGAAGCTTAATCAAAATGTTTTTTACAACTTAGAACGCAAATAAGAATCAATAAACGGCGTAATCTCACCATCCATCACAGACTGCACATTACCAACCTCAGTATTCGTCCGGTGATCCTTCACAAGACTATAAGGATGGAAAACATAAGAGCGAATCTGACTTCCCCACCCGATCTCTTTTTGCTCTCCACGAATTTCATTCAATTGTGCCTGCTGCTCTTCCAAACGACGCTGCACCAATTTCGCCATCATCATCTTCATCGCACGCTCACGGTTCTTAATCTGCGAGCGCTCTGTTTGACACGACACCACTGTGTTCGTTGGAATATGTGTCATACGGACCGCAGAGTCAGTCGTGTTAACGTGCTGACCACCTGCTCCAGACGCACGATACGTATCGATCTTAAGATCCTCTGTACGAATCTCGATCTCGGTATCATCTGTAATCTCCGGCATCACTTCACACGAAACGAATGACGTATGACGACGGCCAGATGAATCGAACGGTGAGATACGTACGAGGCGGTGAACCCCTTTTTCAGCCTTCAAATAGCCATAAGCGTTATGCCCTTTAATGCTAAGTGTTACAGATTTAACCCCTGCCTCATCACCTGGTAAGTAATCGAGCGTTTCTACTTTATATCCTTGACGCTCCGCATAACGCGTGTACATACGAAGCAGCATAGACGCCCAGTCTTGAGACTCTGTACCACCCGCACCTGGGTGAAGTTCGAGGATTGCGTTATTTTTATCATACGGTTCATTCAATAAAAGCTGAAGCTCAAAATCATTCAGCTTTGTGATTAGAGATTTAAGATCTTTTACAAGTTCTTTTTGAAGATCCTCATCCGCTTCTTCTTTTACAAGCTCGTGTGCGATCTCTAGATCTTCATAAGCGGAAGCAAGTTCTTCAAACTCGTTCACTTGCTCTTTTAATCCGTTCGCTTCATTGATCACGACTTGTGCTGCGTTTTGATCATCCCAAAACGTTGGTGCACTCATCTCTTCATCTAGTTCCGCGATACGCGCTTTCTTTGTATCGAGGTCAAAGAGACCCCCTAAAGTCGTTGATACGTTTTTCAATAACGTTTAATTCCTGTTTTACTTCTACTAAATCCATAGTCTTTGCACCTCATCTTATAATTGTTCCATCTTTAAAATATGCGAACGCTGTTAAAATTAACCCTTTTTTCAAACCTGATTACAAGCGCAAAGAGAGCCTATTAAAAGACTCTCTTCTCTCACGCAACTTTCTATTCTTGTTCAGCTCCGTGACATTGCTTGTATTTCTTTCCGCTTCCGCATGGACAAGGATCATTACGCTTGATGTCTTGTGCTTTGCGAACCGGCTTTTTCTTTTTTGCTGTATCTTGTTTATCGCTCGGAACAACGGCTTTTCCTTCAGCCACTTGTTCACGCTGCATGTTTTGCTCGATCTGAGATTTTAAGATGTAAGTTGTAACTTCCTCTTCGATCGCTGCAACCATCGCTTCGAACATCTCGAAGCCTTCAAACTGGTATTCACGCAACGGATCGTTCTGACCATAAGCACGAAGGTGGATACCTTGACGAAGCTGTTCCATCTGGTCAATGTGATCCATCCATTTGCTGTCAACCGAACGTAAGATTACGGCTTTTTCAAACTCAGCGATCTGTTCAGCAGGTAGCTGTGTTTCTTTTTCAGCAAACGCCGCGTGTACTTTCGCTTGAATCTTCTCGATGATCTCTTCACGATCAAGACCGAATAGATCTTTTTCTGTAAATGTCGGCTCAGTGAACATAACTGCATTCACGTAATCCGCGATTTCTTTCGTGTTCCACTCTTCTTGAACTTCCGCCTCAGGTGTATGAACTGTAACGATACGCTCGAGTGTAGAATCGATCATGCGCAGTACGATATCACTTAAGTTCTCAGCATCTAGAACTTCTTGACGCTGTGCATAGATGATCTCACGCTGTTGACGCATAACATCGTCATATTGTAGAAGCTGTTTACGAGCATCAAAGTTTGATCCCTCTACACGTTTTTGTGCAGATTCAACGGCTTTTGTAACCATTTTTGACTCAATCGGCGTCTCTTCATCCATGCCAAGACGCTCCATCATCGTCATCAAGTTGTCAGAACCAAATCGACGCATCAATTCGTCTTCCATCGAGATGTAGAAACGTGACGAACCTGGATCTCCTTGACGACCCGCACGACCACGCAACTGGTTATCGATACGACGTGATTCGTGACGCTCTGTACCAAGGATGTGCAGTCCGCCAACCTCACGAACGCCTTCACCAAGCTTGATATCCGTACCACGACCAGCCATATTCGTTGCGATCGTAACCATGCCAAGCTGACCCGCATTTTCGATGATCTCTGCTTCACGCTCATGGTTTTTCGCGTTCAACACGTTATGCTTGATCTTACGCTTCGTTAAAAGCTGTGAAAGTAGTTCAGAGGTTTCAACGGCAACCGTACCCACAAGGATCGGCTGTCCTGTTTTATGACGCTCTTCGATTTCAGCAGCGATCGCTTTGAACTTGCCTTGCATCGTTTTATAAATAAGATCCGATCTATCATCACGCGCGATCGGACGGTTCGTCGGAATACAGATAACATCCATGTTGTAGATGTTACGGAATTCTTCTTCTTCCGTTTTCGCTGTACCCGTCATACCAGCAAGCTTGTTGTACATACGGAAGTAGTTTTGGAACGTTATCGTCGCAAGGGTCATACTCTCACGCTGAATCTCCAAACCTTCCTTCGCTTCAATCGCTTGGTGAAGACCATCGCTGTAACGACGACCAGCCATCAAACGTCCTGTGAACGGGTCGACGATTACGATCTCGCCGTCTTGAACGACATAATCCACATCTCGCTGCATGATGATGTTCGCTTTTAACGCCTGGTTAATATGGTGATTCAGTGTTACGTGCTGATAATCATATAAGTTATCGATCGAGAACATCTGCTCCGCTCGGTTGATACCTTCTTCAGAAAGCTGAACGTTCTTAGTCTTTTCATCTACTGTATAATCTGTTTCTTTTTTCAGTTGACGCACAAACATGTTCGCCATCTGATAAAGCTGCGTTGATTTTTGAGCAGAACCTGAAATGATCAACGGTGTACGCGCTTCGTCAATTAAAATGGAGTCAACCTCATCGACGATCGCATAGTTACGACGCTGAACCATCTGTTCTTTATAAACCACCATGTTGTCACGCAAATAGTCGAAGCCGAACTCGTTGTTCGTACCATATGTGATATCTGCTGCGTACGCCTCACGCTTCTCTTCTTTTGAGAGGTCAGAAACGTTCAATCCAACACTTAAACCTAGGAAATTGTATAGCGGCGCCATGATCTCAGAGTCACGACGAGCCAAGTATTCGTTGACTGTAACAACATGAGTTCCTTTTCCATCTAGTGCGTTTAAATAAACCGGCATTGTCGCTACTAACGTTTTACCTTCACCGGTTTTCATCTCTGCAATGTTACCTTCATGAAGCGCAACCGCACCCATAATCTGTACAGGATAATGACGCATGTTTAATACACGAGCTGATGCTTCACGCACCGTCGCAAACGCTTCAGGGAGAAGGTCATCCAGAGATTCCCCTTTTTCGATACGGCTCTTGAACTCAGCCGTTTTGTTCGCCAAAGCCTCATCATTTAAAGCTTTAAACTCTTCAGCTAACGTTTCCACTTTTTCCGCAATTCTCTCGTATCTATTCAACGTTCGGTCATTGGAACTTGGAAAAATCTTTTTCAAAATGCTAATCATCCGAATAACGCTCCCTGTTCTCGAAAATTATATACCACTTCTATTCTAACAGTTTGTGAAACGAGCCACAAGAAATCCCAAATCTTTTCATCGGAATTGTAGCATTCATCGTAAAGAAACTTCCTAT encodes the following:
- the prfB gene encoding peptide chain release factor 2 (programmed frameshift), yielding MDLVEVKQELNVIEKRINDFRGLFDLDTKKARIAELDEEMSAPTFWDDQNAAQVVINEANGLKEQVNEFEELASAYEDLEIAHELVKEEADEDLQKELVKDLKSLITKLNDFELQLLLNEPYDKNNAILELHPGAGGTESQDWASMLLRMYTRYAERQGYKVETLDYLPGDEAGVKSVTLSIKGHNAYGYLKAEKGVHRLVRISPFDSSGRRHTSFVSCEVMPEITDDTEIEIRTEDLKIDTYRASGAGGQHVNTTDSAVRMTHIPTNTVVSCQTERSQIKNRERAMKMMMAKLVQRRLEEQQAQLNEIRGEQKEIGWGSQIRSYVFHPYSLVKDHRTNTEVGNVQSVMDGEITPFIDSYLRSKL
- the secA gene encoding preprotein translocase subunit SecA, producing the protein MISILKKIFPSSNDRTLNRYERIAEKVETLAEEFKALNDEALANKTAEFKSRIEKGESLDDLLPEAFATVREASARVLNMRHYPVQIMGAVALHEGNIAEMKTGEGKTLVATMPVYLNALDGKGTHVVTVNEYLARRDSEIMAPLYNFLGLSVGLNVSDLSKEEKREAYAADITYGTNNEFGFDYLRDNMVVYKEQMVQRRNYAIVDEVDSILIDEARTPLIISGSAQKSTQLYQMANMFVRQLKKETDYTVDEKTKNVQLSEEGINRAEQMFSIDNLYDYQHVTLNHHINQALKANIIMQRDVDYVVQDGEIVIVDPFTGRLMAGRRYSDGLHQAIEAKEGLEIQRESMTLATITFQNYFRMYNKLAGMTGTAKTEEEEFRNIYNMDVICIPTNRPIARDDRSDLIYKTMQGKFKAIAAEIEERHKTGQPILVGTVAVETSELLSQLLTKRKIKHNVLNAKNHEREAEIIENAGQLGMVTIATNMAGRGTDIKLGEGVREVGGLHILGTERHESRRIDNQLRGRAGRQGDPGSSRFYISMEDELMRRFGSDNLMTMMERLGMDEETPIESKMVTKAVESAQKRVEGSNFDARKQLLQYDDVMRQQREIIYAQRQEVLDAENLSDIVLRMIDSTLERIVTVHTPEAEVQEEWNTKEIADYVNAVMFTEPTFTEKDLFGLDREEIIEKIQAKVHAAFAEKETQLPAEQIAEFEKAVILRSVDSKWMDHIDQMEQLRQGIHLRAYGQNDPLREYQFEGFEMFEAMVAAIEEEVTTYILKSQIEQNMQREQVAEGKAVVPSDKQDTAKKKKPVRKAQDIKRNDPCPCGSGKKYKQCHGAEQE